A DNA window from Halomicrobium mukohataei DSM 12286 contains the following coding sequences:
- a CDS encoding EMC6-like membrane protein, with amino-acid sequence MATDTVEGMSSHLRGLTVTTLAALSGLAAGVAANEIAAGAGDRLAVAVLIAAIVVQFPILSVLGVDIDDFSAKDYLFVAFMTFSLWFVSWGILLTTAAL; translated from the coding sequence ATGGCAACGGACACGGTCGAGGGCATGAGTTCGCACTTGCGCGGGCTCACTGTCACGACACTGGCGGCCCTCTCTGGGTTAGCCGCCGGTGTCGCGGCCAACGAGATAGCGGCCGGCGCGGGTGATCGACTCGCGGTCGCCGTGCTGATCGCAGCGATCGTCGTTCAGTTCCCGATCTTGAGTGTACTGGGCGTCGACATCGACGACTTCTCCGCGAAGGACTACCTGTTCGTCGCGTTCATGACGTTCTCGCTCTGGTTCGTCTCGTGGGGAATCCTCCTGACAACGGCGGCACTCTAA
- a CDS encoding MarR family winged helix-turn-helix transcriptional regulator, translated as MTETDGEAIADLPPSAKLVYKVLEYDGPLTQKGIVEESMLSARTVRYALERLDEVGVIEEDVYFADARQNLYEITDSGAEQADAAVSD; from the coding sequence ATGACCGAAACCGACGGGGAGGCCATCGCGGACCTTCCACCGAGCGCGAAGCTCGTGTACAAGGTTCTGGAGTACGACGGTCCACTCACCCAGAAGGGGATCGTCGAGGAGTCGATGCTCTCGGCGCGGACCGTCCGCTACGCGCTCGAACGCCTCGACGAGGTCGGCGTCATCGAGGAAGACGTCTACTTCGCGGACGCGAGACAGAACCTCTACGAGATCACCGACTCCGGAGCCGAACAGGCCGACGCAGCCGTCTCTGACTGA
- a CDS encoding thioredoxin family protein, whose translation MTVTLKDFYADWCGPCKTQDPILEELEADWGDVSFEKINVDEEQDVANEYQVRSLPTLIVENDDGIVERFVGVTQREDLEDALQQASA comes from the coding sequence ATGACAGTCACGCTCAAGGACTTCTACGCAGACTGGTGTGGTCCGTGCAAGACGCAGGATCCGATCCTCGAAGAACTGGAAGCCGACTGGGGCGACGTGAGCTTCGAGAAGATCAACGTCGACGAAGAGCAGGACGTGGCCAACGAGTACCAGGTCCGCTCGCTGCCGACGCTGATCGTCGAGAACGACGACGGCATCGTCGAACGGTTCGTCGGCGTCACCCAGCGCGAAGATCTCGAAGACGCCCTCCAGCAGGCTTCGGCGTAG
- a CDS encoding preprotein translocase subunit Sec61beta, whose translation MSSSDSGGLMSSAGLVRYFDAEDSNTIRMDPRSVVAFGVLFGVLILMLNALFILGAV comes from the coding sequence ATGAGCAGCAGCGACAGCGGCGGACTGATGTCCAGTGCCGGACTCGTTCGGTACTTCGACGCGGAAGACAGCAACACGATCCGAATGGATCCCCGGTCGGTCGTGGCATTCGGCGTCCTCTTTGGCGTGTTGATCCTCATGCTCAACGCGCTGTTCATCCTGGGCGCGGTGTAA
- a CDS encoding DUF7532 family protein, with the protein MHFSQREQQALAEAGLSTDEIAAASEAVVAATDEAATTLEGFFADRETVYSDMEMAHSASDVQEHAVDYLDLFTHADDIRGYLRFDSWGVPVEGGRVLSEDVVELTLGPTVDGRVRFAHDDGAL; encoded by the coding sequence ATGCACTTCAGCCAGCGCGAGCAGCAGGCACTGGCCGAGGCCGGCCTCTCGACCGACGAGATCGCCGCCGCCTCGGAGGCCGTCGTCGCGGCCACCGACGAGGCCGCCACGACGCTAGAGGGCTTTTTCGCCGATCGCGAAACCGTCTACTCCGACATGGAGATGGCACACAGCGCCAGCGACGTACAGGAACACGCCGTCGACTATCTGGACCTCTTTACCCACGCCGACGACATCCGGGGTTACCTCCGCTTTGACTCGTGGGGCGTACCGGTCGAGGGCGGGCGCGTCCTGAGCGAGGACGTGGTCGAACTGACGCTCGGTCCGACCGTCGACGGCCGCGTGCGCTTCGCTCACGACGACGGCGCGCTATGA
- a CDS encoding DUF402 domain-containing protein has protein sequence MTVRIRGIYTTALTELFRGDPGVVQPSPPIVDRFDAEFTHEPATVTVETTADRQGVRVTGEHDAVQAVCEELGAVGRDAFVWPDPTPRGAVYDGAVTETLGGGAIVDLGDGEGYLPYGATDRRIEDGDGLRVQVDEPSPPWSDDRPTLDTTIRAHGSLVTLVRGETIEHTGPELADILPADPVDGWGSSWHRHSDDASLDALGDALERANDRAGALDDALADAPAPGDDPPDRHARPTSTAWVWFGRESRFALDEARDAVTATMPGHHRIKAGSRSASAGVDLAEAVADGFRTGEQDFPFAAVTSQFGPTAGDTVRLDHGKPDGRMYTLGDAAVEGVEPDGTVTVEREMSPGGTYDALGVDRRAGDVATTKVKEGRWWYPTVYEGADGTKRGTYVNVCTPVEVFPDAVRYVDLHVDVVKHADGRVERVDDDELDAAVEAGHVSEGLAEKARSVAKAVKHGLE, from the coding sequence ATGACCGTCCGGATCAGGGGGATCTACACGACCGCACTGACCGAACTGTTCCGAGGCGATCCCGGCGTCGTCCAGCCTTCGCCGCCGATCGTCGACCGGTTCGACGCCGAGTTCACTCACGAGCCGGCGACGGTGACAGTCGAGACGACAGCCGACAGGCAGGGCGTTCGCGTGACCGGCGAGCACGACGCCGTCCAGGCGGTCTGCGAAGAACTCGGGGCAGTCGGGCGAGATGCCTTCGTCTGGCCAGATCCGACTCCCCGTGGCGCGGTCTACGACGGTGCGGTGACCGAGACGCTCGGTGGTGGCGCGATCGTCGATCTGGGAGACGGCGAGGGGTACCTGCCCTACGGCGCGACCGACCGGCGGATCGAGGACGGCGATGGGCTCCGCGTCCAGGTCGACGAACCGAGCCCGCCCTGGAGCGACGACCGGCCGACACTGGACACGACGATCCGGGCCCACGGCTCGCTGGTGACGCTCGTCCGCGGCGAGACGATCGAGCACACTGGGCCGGAACTCGCAGACATCCTCCCGGCCGATCCCGTCGACGGCTGGGGAAGCTCCTGGCACCGCCACAGCGACGACGCCAGTCTCGACGCACTGGGCGATGCGCTCGAACGGGCCAACGACCGCGCGGGGGCGCTTGACGACGCCCTCGCCGACGCGCCGGCACCGGGTGACGACCCGCCGGACCGCCACGCCAGGCCAACGTCGACGGCGTGGGTCTGGTTCGGTCGTGAGAGTCGCTTCGCACTGGACGAGGCGCGGGACGCGGTGACGGCGACGATGCCGGGCCACCACCGGATCAAGGCCGGTTCGCGGAGCGCCTCGGCCGGCGTCGATCTGGCCGAGGCGGTCGCCGACGGCTTCCGGACCGGCGAGCAGGACTTCCCCTTCGCCGCGGTGACGAGCCAGTTCGGACCCACAGCCGGCGACACCGTCCGACTCGACCACGGCAAGCCCGACGGTCGGATGTACACGCTTGGCGACGCGGCGGTCGAGGGAGTCGAGCCCGACGGCACCGTGACCGTCGAGCGAGAGATGTCGCCCGGCGGAACCTACGACGCGCTCGGCGTCGACCGCCGGGCCGGCGACGTGGCGACGACGAAGGTCAAGGAGGGACGCTGGTGGTATCCGACCGTCTACGAGGGCGCGGACGGGACCAAGCGCGGCACCTACGTCAACGTCTGCACCCCAGTCGAGGTGTTCCCCGACGCGGTCCGTTACGTCGACCTCCACGTGGACGTGGTCAAGCACGCGGACGGCCGCGTCGAGCGGGTCGACGACGACGAACTCGACGCGGCAGTCGAGGCGGGCCACGTCTCAGAGGGGCTGGCCGAGAAGGCCCGCAGCGTCGCGAAGGCCGTCAAACACGGCCTTGAGTGA
- a CDS encoding LVIVD repeat-containing protein yields the protein MRRRPLLRTLGSGLALGSAGLASGHPTATSDGTPPAETPDSQPLGTVSIENVREMVLNPDGTVAYVATVDGFAVVDVSDPTEMRVLARERLLADHADGPLSGIWDLHCDGDRLLVAGPANGGRDSVRGFGYVDVSDPADPELLAEHEVDFYTHNCVLADGVGYFTGGGLDGSPLVVADPESGTELARWSVVDVDDRWAELPFGMVNLHDVWVHDDRAYLAYWDAGTWCLDVSDPGEPTLVSRVRGRPLDELLDVTNRRRERTEPPGNDHFVTVDETGDLLGIGTESWAAASGSTGPGGIAFYDVTDPAEPTRLGAIDPPPTPDPTRGGVWTTAHNFELVDGRCYAAWYQGGVTVHDVTDATDPVERFHWRDAGRGKFWTAQLAAPGEFFLGASIGAFGVNTAADSPLESALFAFPDQRPADGATTTDGTRSGRASTPTSETGAGAGVGAGLLGLLGAGAWCRRRSE from the coding sequence ATGCGTCGCCGCCCCCTCCTTCGAACGCTCGGCAGCGGTCTCGCGCTCGGGAGCGCCGGCCTCGCGAGCGGGCACCCGACTGCCACCAGCGACGGGACGCCGCCCGCCGAGACGCCGGACAGCCAGCCCCTCGGGACGGTCTCGATCGAGAACGTCCGCGAGATGGTCCTGAATCCCGACGGGACGGTCGCCTACGTCGCCACCGTCGACGGCTTCGCGGTCGTCGACGTGAGCGATCCGACCGAGATGCGGGTGCTGGCTCGCGAGCGGCTCCTGGCCGACCACGCCGACGGGCCGCTGTCTGGGATCTGGGACCTGCACTGTGACGGCGACCGACTGCTCGTGGCCGGCCCGGCAAACGGTGGGCGCGACTCGGTCCGTGGCTTTGGCTACGTCGACGTGTCCGATCCCGCCGATCCCGAACTTCTCGCCGAACACGAGGTCGACTTCTACACCCACAACTGCGTGCTCGCGGACGGCGTCGGCTACTTCACCGGCGGCGGTCTGGACGGCTCGCCCCTGGTCGTCGCCGATCCCGAGAGTGGCACGGAACTGGCCCGCTGGAGCGTCGTCGACGTCGACGACCGCTGGGCCGAGCTGCCCTTCGGCATGGTGAACCTCCACGACGTGTGGGTCCACGACGACCGCGCGTATCTGGCCTACTGGGACGCCGGCACCTGGTGTCTCGACGTGTCCGACCCCGGCGAGCCGACGCTCGTTTCGCGGGTGCGCGGTCGGCCACTCGACGAGCTCCTCGATGTTACCAACAGGCGACGCGAGCGCACGGAGCCGCCGGGCAACGACCACTTCGTCACCGTCGACGAGACCGGCGATCTGCTGGGGATCGGGACCGAATCGTGGGCGGCGGCCTCGGGCTCGACCGGCCCGGGCGGGATCGCCTTCTACGACGTGACCGACCCCGCCGAACCGACGCGACTCGGGGCGATCGACCCGCCGCCGACGCCCGATCCCACCCGCGGCGGCGTCTGGACGACCGCCCACAACTTCGAGCTCGTCGACGGGCGCTGTTACGCCGCCTGGTACCAGGGCGGGGTCACCGTCCACGACGTGACCGACGCGACGGATCCCGTCGAGCGGTTCCACTGGCGCGACGCCGGCCGCGGGAAGTTCTGGACCGCACAGCTTGCCGCGCCGGGCGAGTTCTTCCTGGGGGCCAGCATCGGCGCGTTCGGTGTCAACACCGCCGCCGACTCGCCCCTGGAGTCGGCGCTGTTCGCGTTTCCGGACCAGCGGCCGGCCGACGGCGCGACGACGACCGACGGCACCCGGTCGGGACGGGCGTCGACGCCCACCAGCGAGACGGGAGCCGGCGCTGGTGTCGGCGCGGGTCTGCTCGGACTGCTCGGTGCCGGCGCGTGGTGTCGACGGCGTTCGGAGTGA
- a CDS encoding LURP-one-related/scramblase family protein, translating to MSALSKYDIQGLELTDNSYTVEQSLVRNKYKAMDAAGDVVVRGKQKMLKMKEEFPFTDGDGNEVFTVKAGGIIDVAGNYVLSDAQTGEDLVVLDNDYSVMQDTWTLRDAGDERAIAKIDSRGAAVTLARNLLPFGEIIPHKYEITDVDGNHVGSIEGQLSLRDRYEITIDDASNVPKEAVIAAAMVIDAIQGN from the coding sequence ATGAGTGCCCTCTCGAAGTACGACATCCAGGGACTGGAACTGACCGACAACAGCTACACCGTCGAACAGTCGCTGGTCCGCAACAAGTACAAGGCGATGGACGCCGCCGGCGACGTCGTCGTCCGCGGCAAGCAGAAGATGCTCAAGATGAAAGAGGAGTTCCCCTTCACCGACGGGGACGGCAACGAGGTCTTCACGGTCAAAGCCGGCGGCATCATCGACGTGGCCGGCAACTACGTGCTCTCGGACGCCCAGACCGGCGAGGACCTCGTGGTCCTCGACAACGACTACTCGGTCATGCAGGACACCTGGACGCTCCGCGACGCGGGCGACGAGCGCGCCATCGCGAAGATCGACTCTCGGGGTGCCGCGGTGACGCTCGCTCGCAACCTCCTCCCGTTCGGCGAGATCATTCCCCACAAGTACGAGATCACGGACGTGGACGGCAACCACGTCGGCTCCATCGAGGGGCAGCTCTCGCTGCGGGACCGCTACGAGATCACCATCGACGACGCGAGCAACGTCCCCAAGGAGGCCGTCATCGCCGCCGCGATGGTCATCGACGCGATCCAGGGGAACTAG
- the uvrA gene encoding excinuclease ABC subunit UvrA gives MTREYIEVRGAEEHNLKDIDVEIPREELTVVTGLSGSGKSSLAFETVYAEGQRRYIESLSAYARNFLGQMDKPQVETVEGLSPAISIDQKNAANNPRSTVGTVTELHDYLRLLYARIGTPHCPECGREVGEQSAQNMVRRMLALPEGTRAKIAAPVVRDQKGAFEELFEELVSEGYARVEVDGEPYDLTIDDPDLDENYDHTIDVIVDRVSVSADARSRITDSVETALEEGAGITKVILPDPPEGVSLGGATARSTGDLAGTGDSDDHSDRERLVVEFSEELACTHCGIDISEIETRSFSFNSPHGACPECEGLGETKEVSEELVIQDRSKPLKHVFEPWSYDRTYYSRQLDNVADHFGVSLETPFEELDESIQHQFLYGTDDLVHFEWQTKNGTREKTERFEGVVPNLERRHVETDSDRAREHIEEFMAVTTCPECEGTRLKAESRHVLVDGSSASDASGTSSEVSSDGTSITEVNRMSIGDALEHFEGLEASLDERDTKIAEEILKEIRARLGFMEEVGLEYLTLDREASTLSGGESQRIRLATQIGSGLVGVLYVLDEPSIGLHQRDNDRLLNTLAELRDLGNTLLVVEHDEETMRRADNIIDMGPGPGKRGGEVVVNGDMDEVIDCEDSVTGEYLSGERTIPVPDDRRASDTHLTIEGARQHNLADLDVDLPIGCFTAITGVSGSGKSTLMHDVLYKGLVRRMNDTDVNPGEHDGIEGIDEIETVRLIDQSPIGRTPRSNPATYTNVFDHIRELFAETNLSKQRGYEKGRFSFNVKGGRCEACGGQGNVKIEMNFLSDVYVPCEECDGARYNDETLDVTYKDATISDVLDMSVAEAYDFFEGHTGIRRRLKLLKDVGLDYMRLGQPSTTLSGGEAQRIKLAEELGKKDSGETLYLLDEPTTGLHPEDERKLIDVLHRLTDEGNTVVVIEHELDLVKNADHIVDLGPEGGEHGGTIVAEGTPEDVARNEESYTGQYLRDLLPKVDLEGPRADRDVAQPAADDD, from the coding sequence ATGACACGAGAGTACATCGAGGTCCGCGGTGCGGAGGAACACAACCTCAAGGACATCGATGTTGAGATCCCGCGAGAGGAGTTGACGGTCGTGACGGGGCTGTCGGGATCGGGCAAGTCCTCGCTGGCCTTCGAGACGGTGTACGCTGAGGGACAGCGCCGCTACATCGAGTCGCTGTCGGCCTACGCCAGAAACTTCCTGGGCCAGATGGACAAGCCACAGGTCGAGACCGTCGAGGGGCTGAGCCCGGCGATCTCGATCGACCAGAAGAACGCCGCCAACAACCCCCGATCGACGGTCGGGACCGTCACGGAACTCCACGACTACCTGCGCCTGCTGTACGCCCGAATCGGGACGCCACACTGTCCGGAGTGTGGCCGCGAGGTCGGCGAGCAGTCCGCCCAGAACATGGTCCGTCGGATGCTGGCCCTGCCCGAGGGGACCCGCGCGAAGATCGCCGCACCGGTCGTACGCGACCAGAAGGGTGCCTTCGAGGAGCTGTTCGAGGAGCTGGTGAGCGAGGGGTACGCCCGCGTCGAGGTCGACGGCGAACCGTACGACCTGACGATCGACGACCCCGATCTCGACGAGAACTACGACCACACGATCGACGTGATCGTCGACCGCGTGAGCGTCAGCGCGGACGCCCGCTCGCGGATCACCGACTCCGTCGAGACGGCCCTCGAAGAAGGGGCGGGCATCACGAAGGTGATCCTCCCGGACCCGCCGGAAGGCGTGTCCCTCGGCGGGGCGACGGCGCGCTCGACGGGCGATCTCGCGGGGACCGGCGACAGCGACGACCACAGCGACCGCGAGCGGCTCGTCGTCGAGTTCTCCGAGGAGCTCGCGTGTACCCACTGCGGGATCGACATCTCCGAGATCGAGACCCGCTCGTTCTCGTTCAACAGCCCCCACGGGGCCTGTCCGGAGTGTGAGGGCCTCGGCGAGACCAAGGAGGTCAGCGAGGAGCTCGTCATCCAGGACCGTTCGAAGCCCCTCAAGCACGTCTTCGAACCCTGGAGCTACGACCGCACCTACTACTCGCGACAGCTGGACAACGTCGCGGACCACTTCGGCGTCTCGCTGGAGACGCCCTTCGAGGAGCTGGACGAGTCGATCCAGCACCAGTTCCTCTATGGCACGGACGACCTCGTTCACTTCGAGTGGCAGACCAAGAACGGCACCCGCGAGAAGACCGAGCGCTTCGAGGGCGTCGTCCCGAACCTGGAACGTCGCCACGTCGAGACCGACAGCGACCGCGCCCGCGAACACATCGAGGAGTTCATGGCCGTCACCACCTGTCCCGAGTGTGAGGGCACCCGCCTGAAAGCGGAGTCCCGTCACGTCCTCGTCGACGGGAGTTCCGCGAGCGATGCGAGCGGAACGTCGTCGGAGGTTTCCTCCGACGGTACGTCGATCACCGAGGTCAACCGGATGTCGATCGGCGACGCACTGGAACACTTCGAGGGGCTGGAAGCGTCGCTGGACGAACGCGACACGAAGATCGCCGAGGAGATCCTCAAGGAGATCCGCGCCCGCCTCGGGTTCATGGAGGAGGTCGGGCTGGAGTATCTCACCCTCGACCGGGAGGCGTCGACGCTGTCCGGCGGCGAGAGCCAGCGCATCCGGCTGGCGACCCAGATCGGCTCCGGACTGGTCGGCGTGTTGTACGTGCTCGACGAGCCCTCGATCGGACTCCACCAGCGGGACAACGACCGGCTGTTGAACACGCTGGCTGAGCTGCGCGACCTCGGAAACACGCTCCTCGTCGTCGAGCACGACGAGGAGACGATGCGCCGGGCCGACAACATCATCGACATGGGTCCCGGCCCCGGCAAACGGGGCGGCGAAGTCGTCGTCAACGGCGACATGGACGAGGTGATCGACTGCGAGGACAGCGTCACCGGCGAGTACCTCTCGGGCGAGCGGACGATCCCGGTCCCCGACGACCGCCGAGCGTCGGACACCCACCTCACGATCGAGGGGGCACGCCAGCACAACCTCGCAGATCTGGACGTGGACCTTCCGATCGGCTGTTTCACCGCGATCACGGGCGTCTCTGGGTCGGGCAAGTCGACGCTGATGCACGACGTGCTGTACAAGGGCCTCGTCCGGCGGATGAACGACACCGACGTGAACCCCGGCGAGCACGACGGCATCGAGGGGATCGACGAGATCGAGACCGTCCGCCTCATCGACCAGTCGCCCATCGGCCGCACGCCGCGCTCGAACCCGGCGACCTACACGAACGTCTTCGATCACATCCGCGAGCTGTTCGCCGAGACGAACCTCTCGAAGCAGCGCGGCTACGAGAAGGGACGCTTCTCGTTCAACGTCAAGGGCGGTCGCTGCGAGGCCTGTGGCGGCCAGGGCAACGTCAAAATCGAGATGAACTTCCTCTCTGACGTGTACGTCCCCTGCGAGGAGTGCGACGGGGCGCGGTACAACGACGAGACGCTGGATGTCACCTACAAGGACGCCACCATCTCCGACGTGCTGGACATGAGCGTCGCAGAGGCCTACGACTTCTTCGAGGGCCACACCGGTATCCGCCGCCGCCTGAAGCTCCTGAAAGACGTGGGTCTGGACTACATGCGGCTGGGCCAGCCCTCGACGACGCTCTCCGGCGGAGAGGCCCAGCGGATCAAGCTCGCCGAGGAACTGGGGAAGAAAGACTCCGGCGAGACGCTGTACCTGCTCGACGAGCCCACGACCGGGCTCCACCCCGAGGACGAGCGCAAGCTGATCGACGTGCTCCACCGCCTGACCGACGAGGGCAACACAGTCGTCGTCATCGAGCACGAACTCGATCTGGTGAAGAACGCCGACCACATCGTCGACCTCGGACCCGAGGGCGGCGAGCACGGCGGGACCATCGTCGCCGAAGGCACGCCCGAGGACGTGGCCCGAAACGAGGAGTCCTACACGGGGCAGTACCTCCGCGATCTGCTGCCGAAAGTGGATCTGGAGGGGCCACGCGCCGACCGCGACGTGGCACAGCCAGCGGCGGACGACGACTGA
- a CDS encoding MFS transporter gives MTLATRLRGLARFDALVLTASLWFIGKFLRYAFPPLFGTLGESYGVSRTVLGTAFTGFMLVYAAMQFPSGALADRLGSVRVIAAGAALAATGALVLVVDAPFAVLAGAMVLMGAGTGAYKTVAVRLLSGVYPDRTGRALGVFDTVGAFGGVAAPAAVVAVGGVSLLTGAPWRTVFLAGGIATIVLAALFVRRVPQRLSSRADDDATATDATGDGVAVGDYLTMFREWQFAGFVAVTILFSFAYNGTVAFLPLYLADETALTAATANLLFSALFVVSLVQLVTGEASDRVGTAPMLVVTLAVATAGLVAVLVFSATGGPLALGGAVVALGLGAHGYRPVRGAYLMAVVPEDVAGGSLGVVRTLLMGAGAVAPAIVGWLSDVANFQVAFGLLAAALIGATGLTAALWLFDR, from the coding sequence GTGACACTCGCGACGCGACTCCGGGGACTGGCCCGCTTCGATGCGCTCGTGCTGACGGCGTCGCTGTGGTTCATCGGGAAGTTCCTGCGATACGCCTTCCCGCCGCTCTTTGGCACGCTGGGCGAGAGCTACGGCGTCTCGCGGACGGTGCTCGGGACCGCATTCACGGGGTTCATGCTCGTCTACGCCGCGATGCAGTTTCCATCGGGTGCGCTGGCCGACCGGCTCGGCTCCGTTCGGGTGATCGCCGCGGGGGCGGCGCTGGCGGCGACGGGCGCGCTCGTCCTCGTCGTCGACGCACCCTTCGCCGTGCTGGCCGGCGCAATGGTGCTGATGGGGGCAGGGACGGGCGCATACAAGACCGTCGCCGTTCGGTTGCTCTCGGGGGTCTATCCAGACCGAACAGGGCGCGCACTGGGCGTGTTCGACACGGTCGGGGCCTTCGGCGGCGTCGCCGCGCCGGCCGCCGTCGTCGCCGTCGGTGGCGTCTCACTACTCACGGGCGCGCCGTGGCGAACGGTGTTTCTGGCTGGCGGGATCGCGACAATCGTGCTGGCGGCGCTGTTCGTCCGTCGCGTGCCCCAGCGACTCTCGTCGCGGGCCGACGACGATGCGACGGCGACGGACGCGACCGGCGATGGAGTCGCGGTCGGCGACTACCTCACGATGTTCCGCGAATGGCAGTTCGCCGGGTTCGTCGCCGTGACGATCCTGTTTTCGTTCGCCTACAACGGAACGGTCGCGTTTCTGCCGCTGTATCTCGCCGACGAGACAGCGCTGACAGCGGCGACGGCGAACCTCCTCTTTAGCGCGCTCTTCGTCGTCTCGCTCGTCCAGCTCGTGACTGGCGAGGCCAGCGACCGCGTCGGGACCGCACCGATGCTGGTGGTGACACTCGCCGTCGCCACCGCGGGACTGGTCGCAGTCCTCGTGTTCTCGGCGACCGGCGGACCGCTCGCGCTGGGCGGAGCCGTCGTCGCGCTCGGCCTGGGAGCACACGGATATCGGCCGGTCAGGGGTGCGTACCTGATGGCTGTCGTCCCCGAGGACGTGGCCGGCGGGAGCCTCGGGGTCGTCCGAACGCTGCTGATGGGAGCCGGCGCGGTCGCCCCGGCGATCGTCGGCTGGCTCTCGGACGTGGCGAACTTCCAAGTCGCGTTCGGGCTGCTGGCAGCGGCGCTGATCGGCGCGACCGGACTCACGGCGGCGCTGTGGCTGTTCGACCGCTGA
- a CDS encoding sugar phosphate isomerase/epimerase family protein, producing the protein MGTGYTAMMYDPTDVETAISDVSACRYDGIEIGLGKVRDNDTATLKRWLADADVELYCVMSEWIESDEAVERIVEDVPTIADLGAEFLGLLPPQRGRHDEATVEAWLTRVSDAALDAGLRPVVHHHGATAVERPSEIRHYLDAVDGLELLFDTAHYYPYSDHFPEGDVTDAVERFGDDIAYVHLKDVAPGQGFADNRDALTDGDFHLDNVINYFRSFTDLGDGVVAFGALADALDAAGYEGHYTIEIENQTEKPLVHAKENIDRWRELSVERAADGR; encoded by the coding sequence ATGGGTACCGGATACACGGCGATGATGTACGACCCGACAGACGTCGAGACCGCGATCAGCGACGTCAGTGCCTGTCGGTACGACGGGATCGAGATCGGCCTCGGGAAGGTCCGCGACAACGACACCGCGACGCTAAAGCGGTGGCTCGCCGACGCGGACGTCGAGCTGTACTGCGTGATGAGCGAGTGGATCGAGAGCGACGAGGCGGTCGAGCGGATCGTCGAAGACGTGCCGACGATCGCCGATCTCGGTGCCGAGTTCCTCGGCTTGCTCCCGCCACAGCGAGGGCGACACGACGAAGCGACGGTCGAGGCGTGGTTGACCCGGGTCAGCGACGCGGCGCTGGACGCCGGCCTGCGTCCGGTCGTCCACCACCACGGCGCGACGGCGGTCGAACGGCCGTCGGAGATCCGCCACTACCTCGACGCCGTCGACGGGCTAGAGTTGCTCTTCGATACGGCACACTACTACCCGTATAGCGACCACTTCCCCGAGGGCGACGTGACCGACGCCGTCGAGCGGTTCGGCGACGACATCGCGTACGTCCACCTCAAGGACGTCGCTCCCGGTCAGGGGTTCGCCGACAACCGGGACGCGCTCACCGACGGGGACTTCCACCTGGACAACGTGATCAACTACTTCCGGTCGTTCACGGACCTCGGCGACGGCGTCGTAGCGTTCGGGGCGCTCGCGGACGCCCTCGACGCGGCGGGGTACGAGGGCCACTACACGATCGAGATCGAGAACCAGACCGAAAAGCCACTCGTCCACGCCAAGGAGAACATCGACCGCTGGAGGGAGCTGTCGGTCGAGAGAGCGGCCGACGGACGATAG